The Alteriqipengyuania halimionae genome contains a region encoding:
- a CDS encoding TonB-dependent receptor plug domain-containing protein, which yields MLTLAVALTAAPVAAQETGDEPQPVPTDVAAPEAYDNTALIYTTEDFARYAPTNALDMLNRVPGFQIRDSDGQRGLGQASGNVLFNGARASSKSDDVYAQLSRIPASNVTRIEIVDGSTLDIPGLAGQVANVVFESGGMKGQFSWRPQFRPHFTDPLYTKGEISVSGRNGELAYEFGFDNGNSGRGGAGGITLIRDAAGEVIEERDEVIVSYYDSPRLSANLTWDPAGDTIAHFNGSYQRVFDRFHQDGVYTGGDQADRDRTLRDRGDGWSYEIGGDVEFGAGPGRLKLIGLRRYGDEPYETTLINDYRDDTPDSGSRYTQDATTAETIARGEYSFKLLGGDAQLAGEAAFNTLDNTAGLFELDSATGEFLEVSFPGGSGGVSEDRYEVLASYGRPITGKLSLQLIAGVENSTITTSGATMQSRAFTRPKGSLTLSWNPYPDLSISTKVSRRVGQLSFYDFLARANLNDGTDNARNNDLRPRQDWSFEAEINKSLGPWGSTKVQFVARDFEDYVDIVPVSGGEAVGNIDNAWARAIDWNSTITFDPIGLKGVRGDFRLLLQESSVLDPFTGKRREFSGFTNAVVEVGLRHDIPGSDWAYGLSANYSDNQPSFRSDQSSWNSEGPVFADVFVEHKDVFGLRVRATIANILDARQLRERTVFTGLRNESPILFTEDRDRLIGPIFAFSVNGSF from the coding sequence TTGCTGACGCTTGCCGTCGCGCTCACTGCAGCTCCGGTGGCCGCGCAGGAGACCGGCGATGAACCGCAGCCGGTGCCGACCGATGTGGCCGCTCCGGAAGCCTACGACAACACGGCGCTGATCTATACCACGGAGGATTTTGCGCGTTATGCCCCGACCAACGCGCTCGACATGCTGAACCGTGTGCCCGGCTTTCAGATCCGCGACAGCGACGGCCAGCGCGGGCTGGGCCAGGCGAGCGGCAACGTGCTGTTCAACGGGGCCCGCGCATCGAGCAAGTCCGACGACGTATATGCGCAACTCTCGCGCATTCCGGCAAGCAACGTGACCCGCATCGAGATCGTCGACGGATCGACGCTCGATATCCCGGGTCTGGCAGGCCAAGTGGCCAATGTCGTTTTCGAGTCCGGCGGAATGAAGGGGCAATTCAGCTGGAGACCGCAATTTCGCCCGCATTTCACCGATCCGCTTTATACAAAGGGGGAGATTTCGGTGTCCGGCCGCAATGGCGAGCTCGCCTACGAGTTCGGGTTCGACAACGGCAATTCAGGTCGCGGCGGCGCCGGCGGCATAACATTGATCCGCGACGCAGCGGGCGAGGTGATCGAGGAGCGGGACGAAGTCATCGTCTCTTACTACGATTCACCGCGCCTCTCGGCCAATCTCACCTGGGATCCGGCGGGCGATACCATCGCCCATTTCAACGGATCGTATCAGCGCGTGTTCGACCGTTTTCACCAGGACGGAGTTTACACCGGGGGTGATCAGGCCGATCGGGACCGGACTTTGCGCGATCGCGGCGATGGCTGGAGCTATGAAATCGGCGGCGACGTCGAATTCGGCGCAGGGCCCGGACGGCTGAAGCTGATCGGTCTGCGCCGTTACGGCGACGAACCCTACGAAACGACGCTGATTAACGATTATCGCGACGATACGCCCGATTCCGGATCTCGCTACACCCAGGATGCAACCACTGCGGAGACGATTGCGCGCGGCGAATATTCGTTCAAGCTGCTGGGCGGCGATGCGCAGCTTGCGGGCGAAGCAGCGTTCAACACGCTCGACAATACGGCGGGGTTGTTCGAGCTCGATTCCGCCACGGGCGAATTTCTCGAAGTGTCGTTTCCCGGGGGCAGCGGCGGGGTGTCCGAAGATCGCTATGAAGTTCTTGCCAGCTATGGGCGGCCGATCACCGGCAAGCTGTCGCTCCAGCTGATCGCAGGGGTCGAGAATTCGACCATCACCACGAGCGGTGCGACCATGCAATCGCGTGCCTTCACCCGGCCAAAGGGCTCGCTCACATTGTCCTGGAATCCCTATCCCGATCTCTCGATCTCGACGAAGGTCAGCCGCCGGGTCGGGCAGCTCTCCTTCTACGATTTTCTCGCCCGAGCGAACCTCAATGACGGGACGGATAATGCCCGCAACAACGATCTGCGCCCGCGGCAGGACTGGTCTTTCGAGGCCGAGATCAACAAATCGCTCGGGCCTTGGGGCTCGACCAAGGTCCAGTTCGTGGCTCGCGATTTCGAGGATTATGTCGATATCGTCCCGGTATCCGGGGGCGAGGCTGTCGGGAATATCGACAATGCCTGGGCGCGAGCGATCGACTGGAATTCGACCATCACGTTCGATCCGATCGGCTTGAAAGGCGTGCGCGGCGATTTCCGATTATTGCTTCAGGAATCGAGCGTGCTCGATCCCTTCACCGGCAAGCGGCGAGAGTTCAGCGGGTTCACCAATGCCGTTGTCGAAGTGGGCCTGCGCCACGATATTCCCGGCAGCGACTGGGCGTACGGGCTCTCGGCGAATTACTCCGATAACCAGCCAAGCTTCCGGTCCGATCAATCGAGCTGGAACTCGGAAGGCCCCGTCTTCGCCGATGTCTTCGTCGAACATAAGGATGTGTTCGGACTGCGGGTGCGCGCAACCATTGCCAATATTCTCGATGCGCGACAATTGCGTGAGCGAACGGTGTTCACCGGTCTGCGAAACGAAAGCCCGATACTCTTTACCGAAGATCGCGACCGGCTGATCGGGCCGATCTTCGCCTTCAGCGTCAATGGCTCGTTTTAA